A region from the Vanacampus margaritifer isolate UIUO_Vmar chromosome 5, RoL_Vmar_1.0, whole genome shotgun sequence genome encodes:
- the LOC144052429 gene encoding uncharacterized protein LOC144052429 isoform X1, giving the protein MEAGCVVAAVIENAASRPRGCPGSSRVLEGDVAPFSQPNKDDVLPQATSSSPTDERQPQEMQARSDDITAEPLLRSCVSTASMKVKNMKKLTFPRGHFPRLAECAHFHYETADFGNVELAFAEGQSEGPKGAQDSKELLFLVQITCQARNWLVKRSYEDFRVLDKHLHLCIYDRRYSQLTELPKYDPVKDTAESVNKMLATYLSHFSVIADNKINCGPVLTWMEIDNKGNHLLVSEEASINVPAIAAAHVTKRYTAQATDELTFEVGDIVSVIDMPPKEDTGWWRGKHGFQVGFFPSDCVELINDKLPPSVQSSVPKPVCKKHGKLVTFLRSFMKSRPPPQKLRQRGILRERVFGCDLGEHLHGSEHEVPQVVKSCADFIEKHGVVDGIYRLSGISSNIQKLRHEFDSEQIPDLGRDLFRQDIHSVGSLCKLYFRELPNPLLTYQLYDRFSEAVSAATDEERLVKIHNVIQQLPPPHYRTLEYLMRHLSHLATFSSSTNMHTKNLAIVWAPNLLRSRQIESACFSGTAAFMEVRIQSVVVEFILNNTDALFSAKLSAVIRESTGNNTLSRPKSLLVCSPSTKLLSLEEAQARTQAQLSSPATTPCLSHSDYIEVGEGPGALMGKFHTVIELPLESVKRAPSKAKKSPVGNWLSFFHLGKSHSVSKRKLKRHPSEPNEIKSIALPGGRGDSGTLRSAKSEESLNSLHNLEGEPPKYQHLRPRSTSEAVPASGRDDSSTTKSKPPFSQSSADELSPPLPEDDIDLYPPVAGMSSLDFDPMSFQCSLASATPRVARNREGLKLRKGESDAATTTNNINSPVQFRKAETREALTADGKEPRAPYRHCSPRSSAGQASVLTDSTQNLPDPGADRLMSSVSILPPHPSPTSAARKLALALAESAHKASGGSQRRRNHPPRHLQRQEAQDRPARPSALDLQACPQAYAGAPQWQTPLHRLPAQLHSQAPDRRESNFTPNVSPLGSGSLDSRHGDVTPEEPTYQSVGVSTPTEHACSPHSPLTSPVYANTDSINIFDFRAVLAETSVPASIDEVLPRPLRSPSFRHYAYRALEPLDDVYHNLRHQIHAGRLAHYPRPDALPRHLSGARRMYRQSSESRCTPSGLGPPLSPQYRRYYRGEHLMGASQRQQSSEDCLALHPAIRRARSFHAPQISRYELAGTDGPPADFYPEREAAYQRLLQPHFEEVLYNPYPDFNPSDCTRYPFDPFQRNSFRQRQPYRIRSTKERVPPEFYYSPCHGRPLDQELFVDSEDSVVYQMQENQKMSPYKSPVLPAGSTGREIMHIRSKSDPGNGMLSAGGRDSQSAVKATSPASQESRRVLVNESQQAPLRKIPSLPERGFVELSDPFKKARAGILRRPERSQSTRENRHQHHHRLARSPDGEHAGSFSSQPNRRTQSTKARPAQYDHMAAGFYAAPRPKPTRSTKPGLGYLPAPDSTTSSAAAPHGHRLISKALAQEAFYQSAVRTRAGVRE; this is encoded by the exons ATGGAGGCTGGCTGCGTGGTTGCCGCGGTGATCGAGAATGCTGCCTCACGGCCCCGGGGCTGCCCGGGAAGTAGTCGCGTCCTTGAGGG AGACGTGGCACCATTCAGTCAGCCGAACAAAGACGATGTCTTACCTCAAGCTACCAGCAGCAGTCCTACAGATGAGAGACAACCACAGGAGATGCAG GCGCGGAGTGATGACATCACGGCCGAGCCCCTCTTGCGCTCCTGCGTCAGCACGGCGAGCATGAAGGTCAAGAACATGAAGAA GCTGACGTTTCCTAGAGGTCACTTTCCCCGTCTGGCAGAGTGCGCCCACTTTCACTATGAGACTGCTGACTTTGGGAACGTTGAG TTGGCCTTTGCAGAAGGGCAGAGTGAAGGCCCAAAGGGGGCCCAGGACTCCAAAGAACTTCTCTTCCTAGTCCAGATAACCTGCCAG GCTCGAAACTGGCTGGTGAAGAGATCCTACGAGGACTTCCGCGTGCTGGACAAACATCTGCACTTGTGCATCTATGACCGCCGCTACTCACAACTCACTGAGCTGCCCAAATACGACCCAGTGAAGGACACGGCTGAG TCAGTGAACAAAATGTTGGCCACCTACTTGTCCCACTTCTCCGTCATCGCTGACAACAAGATCAATTGTGGTCCGGTCCTAACATGGATGGAG ATTGACAACAAGGGGAACCATCTGCTGGTGTCAGAGGAGGCGTCCATCAATGTCCCCGCTATCGCTGCCGCCCACGTCACCAAACGTTACACAGCTCAGGCCACCGATGAATTGACCTTTGAG GTAGGGGACATTGTTTCAGTCATCGACATGCCACCCAAAGAGGACACAGGCTGGTGGAGAGGGAAACACGGCTTTCAG GTTGGTTTCTTCCCGAGCGACTGTGTCGAGTTGATAAACGACAAGCTCCCTCCCAGTGTTCAAAGTTCGGTTCCCAAACCAG TATGTAAGAAGCACGGCAAGCTGGTTACCTTCCTGAGATCTTTCATGAAATCGCGGCCACCGCCGCAGAAGCTCCGCCAGCGCGGCATCCTCAGGGAGCGAGTGTTTGGCTGCGACCTGGGCGAACACCTCCACGGCTCGGAACACGAAG TCCCTCAGGTCGTGAAGAGCTGCGCCGATTTCATCGAGAAGCACGGCGTGGTGGACGGAATCTACAGGCTGTCTGGAATCTCCTCCAACATCCAGAAACTCAG GCACGAGTTCGACTCGGAGCAGATTCCCGACCTTGGCCGAGACCTCTTTCGACAGGACATCCATTCGGTGGGCTCCCTCTGCAAGCTGTACTTCCGGGAGCTTCCCAACCCTCTGCTCACCTACCAGCTGTATGACAGATTCTCA GAGGCTGTGTCTGCAGCCACAGATGAGGAGAGGCTGGTTAAAATCCATAACGTCATCCAGCAGTTGCCTCCTCCACATTACAG GACGCTGGAGTACCTCATGAGGCACTTGTCCCATCTGGCCACCTTTAGCTCCAGCACCAACATGCACACTAAAAACTTGGCCATCGTGTGGGCGCCAAACCTGCTCAG GTCCAGGCAGATTGAGTCGGCCTGCTTCAGCGGCACGGCGGCCTTCATGGAGGTGCGCATCCAGTCGGTGGTGGTGGAGTTCATCCTCAACAACACAGATGCGCTTTTTAGCGCCAAGCTCAGCGCCGTCATTCGGGAAAGCACCG GTAACAATACCTTATCCAGACCAAAGTCGCTGCTCGTGTGCTCCCCGTCCACCAAGTTGCTGTCTCTGGAGGAGGCTCAGGCGCGCACTCAGGCTCAGCTGAGCTCCCCAGCCACCACCCCCTGCCTCAGCCACAGTGATTACATCGAGGTCGGGGAGGGGCCCGGGGCTCTGATGGGCAAGTTCCATACGGTCATTGAGCTGCCGCTGGAGAG TGTCAAGCGCGCTCCAAGCAAAGCCAAGAAGTCTCCTGTGGGCAACTGGCTGTCCTTCTTCCACCTGGGTAAGTCCCATTCTGTGTCCAAGCGTAAACTGAAGCGACATCCCAGCGAGCCCAATGAGATAAAGAGCATCGCACTGCCAG GCGGGAGAGGTGACAGCGGTACATTGCGCTCGGCAAAAAGTGAAGAATCGCTCAACTCGTTGCACAATTTGGAAG GCGAGCCTCCAAAGTACCAGCATCTCCGCCCCCGCTCCACCAGCGAGGCCGTGCCCGCGTCCGGCAGAGACGACTCATCCACAACCAAAAGCAAACCCCCGTTCAGTCAGAGCAGCGCTGACGAACTTTCACCACCCCTGCCGGAAGACGACATTGACCTCTACCCGCCTGTTGCCGGAATGTCTTCCCTGGACTTTGACCCCATGTCCTTCCAGTGCAGCCTGGCCTCTGCGACTCCTCGGGTGGCACGAAACAGGGAGGGGCTCAAATTAAGGAAGGGCGAGTCAGACGCCGCCACCACTACCAACAACATCAACAGCCCCGTGCAGTTTAGAAAAG CGGAGACACGTGAAGCTCTGACGGCAGATGGGAAGGAGCCCCGAGCGCCGTACCGACATTGCAGCCCACGCAGCTCTGCGGGTCAAGCGTCGGTGCTAACGGACTCCACACAGAACCTGCCGGATCCTG GAGCAGATAGACTTATGAGTTCAGTGTCTATTCTCCCTCCTCACCCTTCCCCGACGAGCGCCGCACGCAAACTGGCGCTGGCGCTGGCCGAGTCAGCGCACAAGGCCAGCGGCGGCTCTCAGAGAAGAAGAAACCACCCGCCTCGCCACCTCCAAAGACAGGAAGCTCAGGACAGGCCCGCTCGGCCGTCGGCCCTCGATCTCCAGGCGTGCCCGCAGGCGTACGCCGGCGCCCCCCAGTGGCAAACGCCACTGCACCGCTTGCCCGCGCAGTTACACTCGCAGGCGCCGGACCGACGGGAGAGTAACTTCACGCCCAACGTCAGCCCGCTCGGCTCGGGCAGTTTGGACTCCCGGCATGGCGACGTCACGCCGGAGGAACCCACCTATCAAAGCGTGGGAGTCTCGACTCCCACCGAGCATGCCTGCTCCCCGCACAGCCCCTTAACGTCCCCGGTGTACGCCAACACCGACTCCATCAACATCTTCGACTTCCGCGCTGTTCTTGCCGAGACCTCCGTGCCCGCCTCCATCGACGAGGTCCTCCCGCGCCCTTTGCGGTCTCCGTCATTCCGCCACTACGCCTACAGGGCGCTTGAACCGCTCGACGACGTCTACCACAACCTGCGCCATCAGATTCACGCCGGGAGACTCGCTCACTACCCTCGACCCGACGCGCTGCCCCGTCACCTCTCGGGGGCGAGACGCATGTATAGGCAGTCGTCGGAGAGCCGCTGCACTCCCTCGGGGTTGGGACCGCCCCTGTCACCGCAATACCGACGCTACTACCGAGGCGAGCACCTGATGGGCGCTAGCCAGCGACAGCAGAGTTCCGAAGACTGCTTGGCCCTGCACCCCGCCATCAGGAGGGCACGCTCCTTCCACGCTCCGCAGATTAGTCGCTACGAGCTGGCCGGCACCGACGGCCCGCCCGCTGACTTTTATCCTGAGCGGGAGGCGGCTTATCAGAGGCTGCTTCAGCCCCACTTTGAGGAAGTGCTGTACAACCCGTACCCGGATTTCAACCCTAGCGACTGCACTCGATATCCTTTTGATCCTTTCCAACGCAACAGTTTTCGCCAGCGTCAGCCTTACAGGATACGGTCCACCAAGGAAAGAGTGCCACCCGAGTTTTACTACTCGCCATGTCACGGCCGCCCTCTGGATCAGGAGCTGTTCGTAGACAGTGAGGACTCGGTTGTTTACCAAATGCAGGAGAATCAAAAAATGTCTCCCTACAAAAGTCCAGTTTTGCCGGCTGGCTCGACGGGAAGAGAGATAATGCACATAAGGAGTAAGTCGGATCCAGGAAACGGGATGTTGTCCGCTGGCGGAAGGGACAGCCAAAGCGCCGTCAAAGCCACGTCGCCCGCGTCTCAGGAGTCTCGCCGCGTCCTCGTGAACGAGAGCCAGCAGGCGCCGCTTCGTAAGATCCCCTCGCTGCCCGAGAGGGGTTTCGTCGAACTGAGCGATCCTTTCAAGAAAGCTCGAGCCGGCATCCTCAGGAGGCCCGAGCGGTCGCAGAGCACCCGAGAGAATCGCCACCAACATCATCACCGCCTCGCCAGATCGCCGGACGGCGAACACGCCGGGTCCTTTTCCTCTCAGCCCAACAGAAGGACTCAGAGCACTAAAGCGAGGCCGGCGCAGTACGACCACATGGCGGCGGGTTTTTACGCAGCTCCCAGGCCTAAACCCACAAGATCCACTAAACCCGGGCTAGGGTACTTGCCGGCCCCAGACTCCACCACCTCCTCGGCCGCCGCTCCCCACGGGCACAGGCTGATATCCAAGGCTCTGGCTCAGGAAGCTTTTTATCAGTCGGCAGTCAGGACTCGCGCCGGCGTCCGTGAGTGA
- the LOC144052429 gene encoding uncharacterized protein LOC144052429 isoform X2, whose amino-acid sequence MLATYLSHFSVIADNKINCGPVLTWMEIDNKGNHLLVSEEASINVPAIAAAHVTKRYTAQATDELTFEVGDIVSVIDMPPKEDTGWWRGKHGFQVGFFPSDCVELINDKLPPSVQSSVPKPVCKKHGKLVTFLRSFMKSRPPPQKLRQRGILRERVFGCDLGEHLHGSEHEVPQVVKSCADFIEKHGVVDGIYRLSGISSNIQKLRHEFDSEQIPDLGRDLFRQDIHSVGSLCKLYFRELPNPLLTYQLYDRFSEAVSAATDEERLVKIHNVIQQLPPPHYRTLEYLMRHLSHLATFSSSTNMHTKNLAIVWAPNLLRSRQIESACFSGTAAFMEVRIQSVVVEFILNNTDALFSAKLSAVIRESTGNNTLSRPKSLLVCSPSTKLLSLEEAQARTQAQLSSPATTPCLSHSDYIEVGEGPGALMGKFHTVIELPLESVKRAPSKAKKSPVGNWLSFFHLGKSHSVSKRKLKRHPSEPNEIKSIALPGGRGDSGTLRSAKSEESLNSLHNLEGEPPKYQHLRPRSTSEAVPASGRDDSSTTKSKPPFSQSSADELSPPLPEDDIDLYPPVAGMSSLDFDPMSFQCSLASATPRVARNREGLKLRKGESDAATTTNNINSPVQFRKAETREALTADGKEPRAPYRHCSPRSSAGQASVLTDSTQNLPDPGADRLMSSVSILPPHPSPTSAARKLALALAESAHKASGGSQRRRNHPPRHLQRQEAQDRPARPSALDLQACPQAYAGAPQWQTPLHRLPAQLHSQAPDRRESNFTPNVSPLGSGSLDSRHGDVTPEEPTYQSVGVSTPTEHACSPHSPLTSPVYANTDSINIFDFRAVLAETSVPASIDEVLPRPLRSPSFRHYAYRALEPLDDVYHNLRHQIHAGRLAHYPRPDALPRHLSGARRMYRQSSESRCTPSGLGPPLSPQYRRYYRGEHLMGASQRQQSSEDCLALHPAIRRARSFHAPQISRYELAGTDGPPADFYPEREAAYQRLLQPHFEEVLYNPYPDFNPSDCTRYPFDPFQRNSFRQRQPYRIRSTKERVPPEFYYSPCHGRPLDQELFVDSEDSVVYQMQENQKMSPYKSPVLPAGSTGREIMHIRSKSDPGNGMLSAGGRDSQSAVKATSPASQESRRVLVNESQQAPLRKIPSLPERGFVELSDPFKKARAGILRRPERSQSTRENRHQHHHRLARSPDGEHAGSFSSQPNRRTQSTKARPAQYDHMAAGFYAAPRPKPTRSTKPGLGYLPAPDSTTSSAAAPHGHRLISKALAQEAFYQSAVRTRAGVRE is encoded by the exons ATGTTGGCCACCTACTTGTCCCACTTCTCCGTCATCGCTGACAACAAGATCAATTGTGGTCCGGTCCTAACATGGATGGAG ATTGACAACAAGGGGAACCATCTGCTGGTGTCAGAGGAGGCGTCCATCAATGTCCCCGCTATCGCTGCCGCCCACGTCACCAAACGTTACACAGCTCAGGCCACCGATGAATTGACCTTTGAG GTAGGGGACATTGTTTCAGTCATCGACATGCCACCCAAAGAGGACACAGGCTGGTGGAGAGGGAAACACGGCTTTCAG GTTGGTTTCTTCCCGAGCGACTGTGTCGAGTTGATAAACGACAAGCTCCCTCCCAGTGTTCAAAGTTCGGTTCCCAAACCAG TATGTAAGAAGCACGGCAAGCTGGTTACCTTCCTGAGATCTTTCATGAAATCGCGGCCACCGCCGCAGAAGCTCCGCCAGCGCGGCATCCTCAGGGAGCGAGTGTTTGGCTGCGACCTGGGCGAACACCTCCACGGCTCGGAACACGAAG TCCCTCAGGTCGTGAAGAGCTGCGCCGATTTCATCGAGAAGCACGGCGTGGTGGACGGAATCTACAGGCTGTCTGGAATCTCCTCCAACATCCAGAAACTCAG GCACGAGTTCGACTCGGAGCAGATTCCCGACCTTGGCCGAGACCTCTTTCGACAGGACATCCATTCGGTGGGCTCCCTCTGCAAGCTGTACTTCCGGGAGCTTCCCAACCCTCTGCTCACCTACCAGCTGTATGACAGATTCTCA GAGGCTGTGTCTGCAGCCACAGATGAGGAGAGGCTGGTTAAAATCCATAACGTCATCCAGCAGTTGCCTCCTCCACATTACAG GACGCTGGAGTACCTCATGAGGCACTTGTCCCATCTGGCCACCTTTAGCTCCAGCACCAACATGCACACTAAAAACTTGGCCATCGTGTGGGCGCCAAACCTGCTCAG GTCCAGGCAGATTGAGTCGGCCTGCTTCAGCGGCACGGCGGCCTTCATGGAGGTGCGCATCCAGTCGGTGGTGGTGGAGTTCATCCTCAACAACACAGATGCGCTTTTTAGCGCCAAGCTCAGCGCCGTCATTCGGGAAAGCACCG GTAACAATACCTTATCCAGACCAAAGTCGCTGCTCGTGTGCTCCCCGTCCACCAAGTTGCTGTCTCTGGAGGAGGCTCAGGCGCGCACTCAGGCTCAGCTGAGCTCCCCAGCCACCACCCCCTGCCTCAGCCACAGTGATTACATCGAGGTCGGGGAGGGGCCCGGGGCTCTGATGGGCAAGTTCCATACGGTCATTGAGCTGCCGCTGGAGAG TGTCAAGCGCGCTCCAAGCAAAGCCAAGAAGTCTCCTGTGGGCAACTGGCTGTCCTTCTTCCACCTGGGTAAGTCCCATTCTGTGTCCAAGCGTAAACTGAAGCGACATCCCAGCGAGCCCAATGAGATAAAGAGCATCGCACTGCCAG GCGGGAGAGGTGACAGCGGTACATTGCGCTCGGCAAAAAGTGAAGAATCGCTCAACTCGTTGCACAATTTGGAAG GCGAGCCTCCAAAGTACCAGCATCTCCGCCCCCGCTCCACCAGCGAGGCCGTGCCCGCGTCCGGCAGAGACGACTCATCCACAACCAAAAGCAAACCCCCGTTCAGTCAGAGCAGCGCTGACGAACTTTCACCACCCCTGCCGGAAGACGACATTGACCTCTACCCGCCTGTTGCCGGAATGTCTTCCCTGGACTTTGACCCCATGTCCTTCCAGTGCAGCCTGGCCTCTGCGACTCCTCGGGTGGCACGAAACAGGGAGGGGCTCAAATTAAGGAAGGGCGAGTCAGACGCCGCCACCACTACCAACAACATCAACAGCCCCGTGCAGTTTAGAAAAG CGGAGACACGTGAAGCTCTGACGGCAGATGGGAAGGAGCCCCGAGCGCCGTACCGACATTGCAGCCCACGCAGCTCTGCGGGTCAAGCGTCGGTGCTAACGGACTCCACACAGAACCTGCCGGATCCTG GAGCAGATAGACTTATGAGTTCAGTGTCTATTCTCCCTCCTCACCCTTCCCCGACGAGCGCCGCACGCAAACTGGCGCTGGCGCTGGCCGAGTCAGCGCACAAGGCCAGCGGCGGCTCTCAGAGAAGAAGAAACCACCCGCCTCGCCACCTCCAAAGACAGGAAGCTCAGGACAGGCCCGCTCGGCCGTCGGCCCTCGATCTCCAGGCGTGCCCGCAGGCGTACGCCGGCGCCCCCCAGTGGCAAACGCCACTGCACCGCTTGCCCGCGCAGTTACACTCGCAGGCGCCGGACCGACGGGAGAGTAACTTCACGCCCAACGTCAGCCCGCTCGGCTCGGGCAGTTTGGACTCCCGGCATGGCGACGTCACGCCGGAGGAACCCACCTATCAAAGCGTGGGAGTCTCGACTCCCACCGAGCATGCCTGCTCCCCGCACAGCCCCTTAACGTCCCCGGTGTACGCCAACACCGACTCCATCAACATCTTCGACTTCCGCGCTGTTCTTGCCGAGACCTCCGTGCCCGCCTCCATCGACGAGGTCCTCCCGCGCCCTTTGCGGTCTCCGTCATTCCGCCACTACGCCTACAGGGCGCTTGAACCGCTCGACGACGTCTACCACAACCTGCGCCATCAGATTCACGCCGGGAGACTCGCTCACTACCCTCGACCCGACGCGCTGCCCCGTCACCTCTCGGGGGCGAGACGCATGTATAGGCAGTCGTCGGAGAGCCGCTGCACTCCCTCGGGGTTGGGACCGCCCCTGTCACCGCAATACCGACGCTACTACCGAGGCGAGCACCTGATGGGCGCTAGCCAGCGACAGCAGAGTTCCGAAGACTGCTTGGCCCTGCACCCCGCCATCAGGAGGGCACGCTCCTTCCACGCTCCGCAGATTAGTCGCTACGAGCTGGCCGGCACCGACGGCCCGCCCGCTGACTTTTATCCTGAGCGGGAGGCGGCTTATCAGAGGCTGCTTCAGCCCCACTTTGAGGAAGTGCTGTACAACCCGTACCCGGATTTCAACCCTAGCGACTGCACTCGATATCCTTTTGATCCTTTCCAACGCAACAGTTTTCGCCAGCGTCAGCCTTACAGGATACGGTCCACCAAGGAAAGAGTGCCACCCGAGTTTTACTACTCGCCATGTCACGGCCGCCCTCTGGATCAGGAGCTGTTCGTAGACAGTGAGGACTCGGTTGTTTACCAAATGCAGGAGAATCAAAAAATGTCTCCCTACAAAAGTCCAGTTTTGCCGGCTGGCTCGACGGGAAGAGAGATAATGCACATAAGGAGTAAGTCGGATCCAGGAAACGGGATGTTGTCCGCTGGCGGAAGGGACAGCCAAAGCGCCGTCAAAGCCACGTCGCCCGCGTCTCAGGAGTCTCGCCGCGTCCTCGTGAACGAGAGCCAGCAGGCGCCGCTTCGTAAGATCCCCTCGCTGCCCGAGAGGGGTTTCGTCGAACTGAGCGATCCTTTCAAGAAAGCTCGAGCCGGCATCCTCAGGAGGCCCGAGCGGTCGCAGAGCACCCGAGAGAATCGCCACCAACATCATCACCGCCTCGCCAGATCGCCGGACGGCGAACACGCCGGGTCCTTTTCCTCTCAGCCCAACAGAAGGACTCAGAGCACTAAAGCGAGGCCGGCGCAGTACGACCACATGGCGGCGGGTTTTTACGCAGCTCCCAGGCCTAAACCCACAAGATCCACTAAACCCGGGCTAGGGTACTTGCCGGCCCCAGACTCCACCACCTCCTCGGCCGCCGCTCCCCACGGGCACAGGCTGATATCCAAGGCTCTGGCTCAGGAAGCTTTTTATCAGTCGGCAGTCAGGACTCGCGCCGGCGTCCGTGAGTGA